One stretch of Aythya fuligula isolate bAytFul2 chromosome 24, bAytFul2.pri, whole genome shotgun sequence DNA includes these proteins:
- the LOC116498418 gene encoding keratin, type I cytoskeletal 16-like encodes MSCSIKRTSSTSYRSGGAGGICGGGSGGRSSSVSCRRYASSVIGGGSSAGGVCSIGYGGGMSAGSLAGGFAGGLGGGFGSGFAGSFGMGGDALLSGNEKVTMQNLNDRLASYLDKVRRLEEENAQLEHHIREWYRKQAPTASKDYSAYYQTIEQLQNQIISATVDNNKMLLEIDNSKMTADDFRMKYENELVIRQTVEADINGLRNLLDELTHTRSSLESELESLKEELIAIKRNHEEELRLLQSQTGGDVSVEVNAAPGEDLTKILNDLRCEYEQIIEKNRKEVEQWYEVKIEEVNRQVTSSSQDIQTSSHQLTELRREMQNLEIELQAQLSTKNSLENSLAETESRYGCLLQQIQGQINSVEEELASIRCEMESQNQEYKMLLGIKSRLEQEIAQYRALLQEGQQDIVMPQGAIQGSLQGGRTSHSFSSTSYSHGQSVEKSGQSRVC; translated from the exons ATGAGCTGCAGCATCAAGAGGACATCGAGTACCTCCTACAGGAgcggaggagctggaggcatctgcggtggtggcagtggtggcCGGAGCTCCTCCGTGTCCTGCAGGCGATATGCCTCCTCCGTCATAGGCGGGGGGAGCTCTGCGGGGGGAGTGTGCAGCATCGGCTACGGGGGGGGCATGAGTGCTGGCAGCCTCGCTGGGGGCTTCGCTGGGGGCCTGGGAGGAG GCTTTGGTAGTGGGTTTGCAGGAAGCTTTGGGATGGGGGGAGACGCCCTGCTGAGTGGCAATGAGAAGGTCACCATGCAGAACCTCAACGACCGCCTGGCTTCCTACCTGGACAAGGTGCGgaggctggaggaagaaaatgctcAGCTCGAGCACCACATCCGCGAGTGGTACAGGAAGCAAGCTCCCACTGCCTCAAAGGATTACAGTGCCTACTACCAGACCATTGAGCAGCTCCAGAACCAG ATCATTTCTGCCACTGTGGACAACAACAAGATGCTCCTGGAGATTGATAACAGCAAGATGACTGCTGATGACTTCCGAATGAA GTATGAGAACGAGCTGGTCATCCGTCAAACTGTGGAGGCTGATATCAATGGCTTGAGAAATCTTCTGGATGAACTGACTCACACTCGGTCTTCACTGGAATCTGAGCTTGAGTCTCTGAAGGAGGAGCTGATTGCCATTAAGAGAAACCATGAAGAG gAACTTAGACTGCTGCAGTCTCAGACTGGTGGTGACGTGAGCGTGGAGGTCAATGCTGCTCCTGGTGAAGACTTGACAAAGATACTAAATGACCTGAGATGCGAATATGAGCAGATCATTGAGAAGAACCGCAAAGAGGTTGAGCAGTGGTATGAAGTCAAG ATCGAAGAGGTCAACCGACAGGTCACTTCCAGCAGCCAGGACATCCAGACAAGCAGCCACCAGCTCACGGAACTCAGACGCGAAATGCAGAACCTGGAGATCGAACTGCAGGCGCAGCTCAGCACG AAAAACTCGCTGGAGAACTCCTTGGCAGAAACTGAATCTCGCTACGGCTGCCTGCTGCAACAAATCCAAGGGCAGATTAACTCCGTagaggaggagctggccagCATCCGCTGCGAGATGGAGAGCCAGAACCAGGAGTACAAGATGCTGCTGGGCATCAAGAGCCGCCTGGAGCAGGAGATCGCTCAGTACcgggcactgctgcaggagggacaGCAAGACATTGT AATGCCTCAAGGAGCAATCCAAGGCTCTCTCCAAGGAGGAAGAACCTCCCActccttttcttccacttcctACTCTCACGGGCAGTCTGTTGAGAAGTCAG GGCAGTCAAGAGTGTGTTAA